The sequence CATTCCCCCTCCAGCGTCCCTAAACTAAACCCCGTTCACCCCCGAGCGCCACACTTTTCAACCGCCAAGCGCTGCACAATTCAAGCGCCGTTTACAAACGGACATGACGACGGCTATTATAACCATCAACAGGATGATCAACATCGCTGACGGATCATTACCGGGGAAATGGGCAGTACAATCTGCCGGGACGTGACAGCACAGCGCGCGAACCCGGCGCCCCGACTTGAACAGTAACCTTCCCAGGACCGTCCGTAGAGGAGCGGCCATCGCTTTGCGCCATGGCACTTACTAGTTCATATCACATGGCGGCACTGATATACTCCAAACCCTGGCATTCGCCCAACCAGGTCGCGTTTTAGTCCGTCGGAGGGAACACCATGTATGTCGACCTTGCTTTCCGATTGCAGACGGCCGGTTCCATTCCCGCTGACCACGGCTATGCACTATATTCCGGTGTGTCCCGCTTCTTACCGGAGCTACATCAGGAGATTGGCGTTGCGATCCATCCGATTTGCGGTCGCCAGATTGGGGATCGAAGACTAGCGCTGATGCCGTGGAGCGCTCTCACGATTCGTGCGCCGGCAGACCGAATCGCGACACTATTGAGGTTGGCCGGCAAATCAATACGAATTAACGACGCTGCAGTGCGGGTGGGAGTTCCCGAAGTGCGTGCGCTGGCGCCATCGACGGCGCTGCGTAGTCGACTTGTTGTCATTAAAATTGCACACGCTGGAGCTGCAGACCTCACGAATGCGGTGTTCATCGCTGCTACTCGAAAGCAGATGGATGATTTAGGGATTGGAGCGAACGCCGTCCTCAACGTCGGCAAGCGCCGCACACTTCGCTTAAAGCAGCGAGAAATTGTCGGTTACGAGCTTCTTGTCGAAGGTCTTACCCCATCAGCGTCTCTCGACCTTCAAGCGAGCGGGCTTGGAGGCAAAAGGCACATGGGATGTGGGGTGTTTATGGGGGTTGGCGAACCAGCAACGTGAACTGTGACCCCAAACATTTGTGGGCCAAAAGTCGGAGGCACGGCGAAGCCGAGCATGCCTCGATGCGACTTCATCAGCACCTTGCTGACGTCTACGACGCTGCCACCCAAGTGGTCGACGCGACCGGTGATGATCAATTGCTGGCCCTGGGATTGGATTTACACAAGTATCGCGAGCGATTTCGACGGTGTGTCTTGTTGGCCGCGGCGATGCATGATCTCGGTAAGGCTAACGACCATTTTCAAGATATGATCTGCGGGAAACGAGACGTTCAAAAAAAACCGCAGGGGCTCCGTCACGAGTGGGTCTCGGTCTTGTTACTGCGAGAGAACCTGAGAAATTGGATTTGGCCCGCGGCAGGTGGAAACGAGACGGATTTCGGCATCGTTCAATGGGCTATTGGCGGTCATCACCCGGCCTATGGCCGTGAGTCGCCCCCGCGGGCAACAAATCCGCAGGGTGAAGGCGACCGACTGGCTGTTTTGACCACTCACTCCGAATTCCGCGAGTGTTTGCAGGTACTGAAGCGTCGATTCTCAGTCGCGAGTATCCCAGAGTTTCACCAGCCGTGGGTGCTTCCTTTGGTCGGCCCCGACTCTGTTTTTCGCCAAATTCAAAAGTGGTACGTGGAAACACGCCAGTTGTGGGAGCAATTCTCTGAGCATGACAAACGATTGGTTGCCGCTGTCAAAGCCACAGTCATCGCCGCGGATGTCGCCGGCTCAACCGTGCCGCGGCAAGTGACGGATGAAACACATCGGGCTTCGTGGATTCCCGATGCGTTCGCCAATACACCTCAGCCTGGAGAACTCGTTTCGATCGTGAGCAGGCGACTCAACGGAGGTTCTCTGAGAGCGTTTCAGACGGATGTTTCCAAGGCGCGTGCGTCCGTGACCTTCGCCAAGGCTGGTTGCGGGTCCGGTAAAACATTAGCCGCGTACCACTGGGCGGCCACCAATCACCCGGCGAAACGACTCTACTTCTGTTACCCCACCACGGGCACTGCAACGGAAGGGTTCCGCGACTACCTATACAATCCGGATGCCGACTTAAACTACCGCCTGTTTCACGGTCGCGCCGAGATCGACATGACCTTGATTGTCTGGGGCGATGACAAATTGGTCGAGGCCGATGCCAACGCACGCATTGATTCACTCGAAGCGTGGTCCACTCCGGTTGTGAGTTGTACAGTCGACACGGTCCTCGGACTCGTACAAAACATCCGCCGCGGGTTGTATGCGTGGCCGGCACTGGCAGGTGCTGCATTCGTGTTCGACGAGATTCACGCCTACGACGACAAGCTGTTCGGCGCGTTGCTCCGTTTCTTACAAAACCTGCCCGGGGTTCCGGTACTGCTCATGACCGCCAGCCTACCAAATGCCCGTCTCACGGCACTTCGGGACTGCCTGACGAGGGCAAAGCGGGCACCCATGGCCGAAATCTGCGGGCCGGAGGAATTGGAAACGCTGGTTCGCTACCACCAGGAAGCGACGCCGGTGGCTGTTGCATCGCGCGTGCAGGACGAGATCGCCGCGGGCGGCAAGGTGCTGTGGGTATGCAACACGGTCAGTCGCGCGATGGCGGCCGCCGATTCGATCGCCGATTTGAATCCGGCCATTTATCACTCACGGTTTCGCTACATTGACCGAGTGCAGCGGCATCAGGTTGTAGTCAAGGCTTTCAAAGCGGCGCAAGCTGCGCCGATCGTTGCCTGCACAACGCAAGTCTGTGAAATGAGCCTGGACTTGGAGGGCGTGACCCTACTTGTGACGGAACTGGCCCCCGTACCGGCGATCATTCAACGGCTTGGACGATTGAACCGCAAGGCGGACCATGGTGACAAGACTCGGCCGTTCATTGTCATCGACGTTGGCGACAATCATTTGCCGTATTCACCGGTGGAGTTACAATCTGCACGACAGTGGCTCGCATCACTCGCCGACGGTCCACGGTCGCAAAGGGACTTGGCCCAGGCTTGGGAACAGCATGATGTCGGGAAAAAACCGGGCTTCGTGGCCAGCGCATGGCTCGATGGTGGGCCGATGACGATGGTACTCGAACTACGAGAAGCATCGCCGGGAATCACGGTTATTCTCCAGAAAGACGCGCAGGCGGTTCGGTCGGGAGTCCAGAAACTTGCAGAAGTTGCTCTACCGATGCCCCCGCCGCCAAAATGCTTGAGCTGGCGCGAGTGGCCATCGATCCAAGGGATTCCAATCGCACCAGCCGAAGTGATCGACTATGACCCGCTGCGAGGTGCATCATGGCGAAAGTGAATAAGTCGAGCGCCAAGTCGCCGATGAAACCGATCGCCCCGAACCACCTGACGATGCCATTATTCGCCCCGGGGATGACGGCGCTCCATCGAGCTGGTCTCGGTGGATTAGCGTGTACGCTCAAGCACATCGAACGCGCTTACTTGCAAGGGGCCTTGGCCGACGATGATGTGCCCGGCGGGCCGTGGGACGATGGCGCAGCGCCATGGGAAATTGAAGCCGAACAGCTTACGCTCCGATTCTGCCAGCCAGACGCAGCGGGCGAATACCTAAGACGGCTGTTCGCGTTGAGCTTCGGTGTACATGGCGGCCTCATCTGGCTTCCTGGCCAGTATGAACTGCCACCAAACTTAGCAGTGCGAGCCGACCTGCAACTTGGCCTTACCCTGACATTTCTTCAGCACGGTAAGACGCGAACGCTTGCCAAGGAACTGATTATGGCTGCCCACGAGCCTGAAAGGGATGGAGTGCCTGGCGTAGTTGTTGAATACCGAACGTGCTTCGGCTACAAGCATCAGAACGGCTGGATGGATTGTGTCGACAAGAAGACCGGCTGCCTTTCGGCGACGACCGTGGGAATCGAAGGGCCGTTGAATCCCGGCGCCGTCGTCCGCCACAACGCCTTCTCGTCGCCAACG is a genomic window of Planctomycetia bacterium containing:
- the cas6 gene encoding type I-MYXAN CRISPR-associated protein Cas6/Cmx6, with translation MYVDLAFRLQTAGSIPADHGYALYSGVSRFLPELHQEIGVAIHPICGRQIGDRRLALMPWSALTIRAPADRIATLLRLAGKSIRINDAAVRVGVPEVRALAPSTALRSRLVVIKIAHAGAADLTNAVFIAATRKQMDDLGIGANAVLNVGKRRTLRLKQREIVGYELLVEGLTPSASLDLQASGLGGKRHMGCGVFMGVGEPAT
- the cas3 gene encoding CRISPR-associated helicase Cas3', whose amino-acid sequence is MWGVYGGWRTSNVNCDPKHLWAKSRRHGEAEHASMRLHQHLADVYDAATQVVDATGDDQLLALGLDLHKYRERFRRCVLLAAAMHDLGKANDHFQDMICGKRDVQKKPQGLRHEWVSVLLLRENLRNWIWPAAGGNETDFGIVQWAIGGHHPAYGRESPPRATNPQGEGDRLAVLTTHSEFRECLQVLKRRFSVASIPEFHQPWVLPLVGPDSVFRQIQKWYVETRQLWEQFSEHDKRLVAAVKATVIAADVAGSTVPRQVTDETHRASWIPDAFANTPQPGELVSIVSRRLNGGSLRAFQTDVSKARASVTFAKAGCGSGKTLAAYHWAATNHPAKRLYFCYPTTGTATEGFRDYLYNPDADLNYRLFHGRAEIDMTLIVWGDDKLVEADANARIDSLEAWSTPVVSCTVDTVLGLVQNIRRGLYAWPALAGAAFVFDEIHAYDDKLFGALLRFLQNLPGVPVLLMTASLPNARLTALRDCLTRAKRAPMAEICGPEELETLVRYHQEATPVAVASRVQDEIAAGGKVLWVCNTVSRAMAAADSIADLNPAIYHSRFRYIDRVQRHQVVVKAFKAAQAAPIVACTTQVCEMSLDLEGVTLLVTELAPVPAIIQRLGRLNRKADHGDKTRPFIVIDVGDNHLPYSPVELQSARQWLASLADGPRSQRDLAQAWEQHDVGKKPGFVASAWLDGGPMTMVLELREASPGITVILQKDAQAVRSGVQKLAEVALPMPPPPKCLSWREWPSIQGIPIAPAEVIDYDPLRGASWRK